The Mucilaginibacter sp. PAMB04168 genome contains the following window.
TTGTCTGGAGCCAACGCGGCCGATAAATCTTGTACTGCTTTTACAGCTTCGGCATTAGGGTCAATACCGTAAACATCAAATCCGTTTCTTAAAAAATAGAACAGGTTGCGGCCAGCCCCACAACCTACGTCAAGCACTTTACGGCAGTCGTCATACCGGCCTTTCAATAACTGATCGAACAGGTATATATCAATATTGCCGTAAAGCTCTTGTAAGGTATTAAGTGTCATTAGTCTTACTGTACTTTGTACCGGTAAATAAAGCGGCCTAAGTTCCCGTCTTTATCTAATCCCTCAATTACAGCACGGTAGCTGCCCTTACCATCTGCGTTATAAAATTCTAACGATGTTGCACCTGTTTTATCAGTAACTACTCTGGGGTTCCAGTAAATGGTTGAACGTAAATCCAACCCCACTGGTTTGGGCACATCATATTTAGGCGAGTAAAACTCACGTGTAAAATTGTAGCCTTTGGGTGTCATATTTACTACGCCTGGTTGCGGTAGTAAGTCCTGCAATTCGGCAAGGCTTATTTTTGTACCTGTAGGTTTCTTTTTACTGTTAATAACAATAATCCCATTAGCCTGATATTGACTGCTAACCAAACCTAAATCATCTCTTAAAAACACCTCAACCGATTCTACGTCGGTAGGTAATACACTATTTAGGTAGTTGGCATCAACCGGCATTCCGGTAACAAAAAGCTGCATAGGTACTTTCTTGCCGGCGTTATAATCGCGCGTTACATAAAAGTAATTGTTATCATAGGTCACGCCAGGTATACTGCTTTGCAAACACAAAAACATGTTGCTGCAGCCCTTAAACCGGTCGCTTGTCATGAGGTGATCTGGCATATTGCTCAGGCCCGTAAGGGAAGGATAAGCAGAGTGATCTATCTTAGGCGCTTGTTTTTCTCCCCGTACAATAACTTCCTTTAAAACGTGCATGCTGTTGAACTGCTTTTTGCTGTTTTTAAGATAGGTGTTCAGCGTACTGTCTATATTGACAACCTCGTCTGGATAAGGCTGATTTTTAGGAATGGCGGGATAGGTTTGGCCTTCCATCATTACCATCATATTTTTAGCGTTGTAATTATTTTTGGCCGAAATAACCACTTTTGCCGAATCCGGAAACACCAGGTTGGAAAATTTAAATCTTCCTTCAGGATCACTTACCGCGCTTGCCGAAAAATATTTATCGGGGATAAGCAAACGCACGTTGCCGCCTTTAAGCGGCATACCGTTTAAACTACGGAGCGTTCCGGTAAGCTCGATACCCTGTTCGGGCAAAAAGGCTACTTGTGGGTATCTGTTGGCCACCACGTCTGCATAGCTAAACCGGCGATAGCCTTGGGTTAGCATGAGGAGGTCAAGATCAGCCTCAGTTTTATCATTTATTTTTGAAAAATAGTAGTTCGGCTTTTCTACATAACCTTTCAAATCCGAGGTAAGTAGTAAGCTGGAAAGGATGGTTGTTTCATTATCTTCATCAACTAACACTTTACTTTCATCAATAACCGATACCGAAAAATGGCCTTCAACGGGCGCCGTTTTATTTTTAGCGGTAACGGTAAGCTTCACTTTCTGCCTAACACCATAGCTTGGTTTGTCGCTGTTAAGACCCATGGTGAGTTGATCGTTATGCTGAACAAATACCAACCGTTCGCTTATAGGGACGCCTGAAGAAGACATAAGTGTAAACTGGACAACACCGGTAGGGAATTTATTTTTGGGTATCGTAGCCGAATACACCTGCTCTTTAAGCGCCGTTTGCGCAGCAAAACAAATGGTGTTTACGCTTTGTGCAATGATGTAAAAGAACTTGCCCTTGTTGGCCTGAAAAAATGCCGGACTAGCCGATAGCTTAATACTTAGATTATCAGCATCGGTATTATTTACGCCTATGCTCAGGCCATTAGCCTGTACCTTAGGCAAATCAACGGTTTCCTTGGTGCCATTAGCAAAGGTTATATCGGCCTTGTAAGTCTTATCCGCTTCGGGCGTTACTACAAACAAGCCCATCCCTGCGTGTTGCGAACTAATGTTAGCCAAAACTGTTCCTGCGTTGTCGGTTACTGTACCGGTAAAACCCATGCCGGTACCGGTAGCACCTACAGCTTTTACGGCTACTTTTGAGCGTACACCAGCCAGTAGTTCGCCACCTTCAGGAAAAAATTGTACATCTGTTTTTCCCAGAACTGGTTTAAGCGAAAAGGTGCGGCCGGCTGTTTTTTTGTTACCTAAGTCGATAAATGCTACGATGGAAGCGCCAGTTAGGTCGGTGCCTTTGCTGTTTACAAAGCTAATAGTCATGGCGCCGTTGGCATCAGTGTTACTTTTGCCCTTCGCTATATCATCAAGGGTGCTCACTACCTCCCAGGTTACACGTTTATTGGCTTGAGGATTGCCATCCGGATCTTTATAAACTACGCGTAGGCTAATGCGCTCATTTTTGCCGCTACCAGTTTTGCTGTACGTTACATGAGAGCTGGTTTCCCGGTCAATCGCGTTTCCAACGGGAATGCTTTTTGTGAAAAAGTAACCTGCATCGAAATTACTCATCCACCTGGTGTAAGCCCTGATGTGATAGTTATCCTGCCTGTACTTCAACTCATTAAGTGCAATGTTGCCATAAGCCATACCATTAGCAATCGGAAGCTTTAAGTTATCCACTAACGAGTCGCGGCTGTTCATAATCTCCACATAAACAATTTTGCTGAGCGGTGTAGGCTGTCTGTAATTGTCGGTAACATAGGCTTTAAACCATATGGTGTCATCAACCGCATAATACGGTTTGTCAAAATGCAGGTATACCTTTTCCACAG
Protein-coding sequences here:
- a CDS encoding carboxypeptidase regulatory-like domain-containing protein, translated to MIYRYVVTLIFLAASFLPAMAQKDSISLNSVIEKTGKLSSARPVEKVYLHFDKPYYAVDDTIWFKAYVTDNYRQPTPLSKIVYVEIMNSRDSLVDNLKLPIANGMAYGNIALNELKYRQDNYHIRAYTRWMSNFDAGYFFTKSIPVGNAIDRETSSHVTYSKTGSGKNERISLRVVYKDPDGNPQANKRVTWEVVSTLDDIAKGKSNTDANGAMTISFVNSKGTDLTGASIVAFIDLGNKKTAGRTFSLKPVLGKTDVQFFPEGGELLAGVRSKVAVKAVGATGTGMGFTGTVTDNAGTVLANISSQHAGMGLFVVTPEADKTYKADITFANGTKETVDLPKVQANGLSIGVNNTDADNLSIKLSASPAFFQANKGKFFYIIAQSVNTICFAAQTALKEQVYSATIPKNKFPTGVVQFTLMSSSGVPISERLVFVQHNDQLTMGLNSDKPSYGVRQKVKLTVTAKNKTAPVEGHFSVSVIDESKVLVDEDNETTILSSLLLTSDLKGYVEKPNYYFSKINDKTEADLDLLMLTQGYRRFSYADVVANRYPQVAFLPEQGIELTGTLRSLNGMPLKGGNVRLLIPDKYFSASAVSDPEGRFKFSNLVFPDSAKVVISAKNNYNAKNMMVMMEGQTYPAIPKNQPYPDEVVNIDSTLNTYLKNSKKQFNSMHVLKEVIVRGEKQAPKIDHSAYPSLTGLSNMPDHLMTSDRFKGCSNMFLCLQSSIPGVTYDNNYFYVTRDYNAGKKVPMQLFVTGMPVDANYLNSVLPTDVESVEVFLRDDLGLVSSQYQANGIIVINSKKKPTGTKISLAELQDLLPQPGVVNMTPKGYNFTREFYSPKYDVPKPVGLDLRSTIYWNPRVVTDKTGATSLEFYNADGKGSYRAVIEGLDKDGNLGRFIYRYKVQ